Within the Saccharomonospora amisosensis genome, the region ACAGGCCGAGGAACTGCTCGGGGATTCGGTTTCGGCGCTGCTCGGCCAGGACAGCGACCGAGGCGTCGAGGTGGTGGCCGTGCGCACCTCGATCGCCTCGCTTTCGCAGCCCCCTGCCGACGCCCACGACGTCTACCTGCGGCTGCACCTGCTCTCCCACCGGCTGGTCCGCCCGCACGGGCAGAACCTCGACGGAGTGTTCGGCCTGCTGTCCAACGTCGTGTGGACCAACCACGGCCCGTGCCCCGTTGAGGGCTTCGAGACGGCCAGGATGCGGCTGCGGGCGCGCGGCCAGGTGACGGTGTACGGCGTCGACAAGTTCCCTCGCATGGTGGACTACGTGGTGCCCTCCGGGGTGCGGATCGCTGATGCGGACCGGGTGCGCCTCGGTGCTCACCTGGCGAGCGGCTCCACCGTGATGCACGAGGGATTCGTGAACTTCAACGCGGGCACGCTGGGCGCCTCGATGGTGGAGGGCCGGATCTCGGCCGGAGTCGTGGTCGGCGACGGAACCGACATCGGCGGCGGCGCCTCGATCATGGGCACCCTCTCCGGTGGCGGCAAGGAAGTGATCTCGATCGGCGAGCGCTGCTTGATCGGCGCCAACGGCGGTGTCGGCATCTCGCTCGGCGACGACTGTGTTGTCGAGGCAGGCCTCTACATCACGGCGGGCACGAAGGTCAACGTAGAAGGCAAGTCGGTGAAGGCAAGGGAGCTGTCCGGCCTCTCCGGTGCGCTGTTGCGCCGCAACTCGACCACGGGCGCCGTCGAGGTCGTATCCCGTGCGGGCGCTGGTGTCGAGCTGAACGCCGCCCTGCACGCCAACGACTGACCGGGGCCGCCCGCTAGGCCTCGGCGAGCCGAGCGGCCGCGGCTTCGACCCGCTCGTCGGTGGCCGTCAGCGCGATACGCACGTGCTGGCGGCCCTTCGGGCCGTAGAAGGAGCCGGGCGCGACGAGGATGCCGTGCTGGGCGAACCAGTCCACGCTCGCCAGTGCGTCCTCGTCCCGGGTAGCCCACAGGTAAAGGCCCGCCTCGGAGTAGTCGATGCGGAATCCCACCTTCTCCAGCGCCGAGCGCAATACGGCGCGCCGGTTAGCGTAGCGTTCCCGCTGCCCGCGCAGCGCGGTGTCGTCGCGCAGCGCCACGGTCATCGCCTCCTGCACCGGCCTCGGCACGATCATCCCCGCATGCTTGCGCACGGCCAGCAGGTCACGCACGAGCGCGGGGTCGCCGGTGACGAAACCCGCACGGTAGCTGGCCAGGTTCGCCGACTTCGACAACGAATGAACGGCGAGCAGGCCGTCCATGCGTCCACCGTGGACATCGGGATGCAGTATCGAGATGGGTTCGCTCTCCCAGCCGAGCGCGAGGTAACACTCGTCGGAGACGACGATCGTGCCGCGCTCGCGTGCCCACTGGACCACCTTGCGCAGGTGTTCGAGGCCGAGCACTCGCCCCGTCGGATTGGACGGCGAGTTCAGCCACAGCAGCGCGGGCCTGCCGGGGCCGACGGCGGTCACCCCGTCCGAGCGCAGCACCGAAGCGCCTGCCAGCAGGGCGCCCACCTCGTAGGTGGGGTAGGCGAGCTCGGGGATGACCACCATCGAGCCCGGCTTCACGCCAAGCAGTGTCGGCAGCCACGCGACCAGTTCTTTCGACCCGATCGTGGGAAGCACGGCATCCGGGTCGATCCCCTCGACGCCATGCCTACGGCCCAACGCCTCCACAGCGGCCGATCGCAACGCGGCCGTGCCGTGGGTGGTCGGGTAACCGGGGATCTGCGACACCGAGGCCAGTGCCTCGCGCACGGGTTCGGGCACCGGGTCGACCGGTGTCCCGACGGACAGGTCGACGATGCCGCCGGGATGAGCCCGCGCGCGCCGGCTCTGCTCGGCCAGCGAGTCCCAGGGGAAGTCGGGCAGCCGCGAGCGGGTCATTCGCCCTGCGGGGGCAGGTCCTTGATCCACTGCGGGTCGTGAGCCGTCTTACCGACCTTGGACGCCCCGCCGGGAGAGCCGAGCTCGTCGAAGAAGTCGACGTTGGCCTTGGTGTAGGCGCTCCACTCGTCCGGCACGTCGTCCTCGTAGTAGATCGCTTCCACCGGACAGACCGGCTCGCAGGCTCCGCAGTCGACACACTCGTCGGGGTGGATGTAGAGCATCCGCTCGCCCTCATAGATGCAGTCGACGGGGCACTCGTCGATGCATGCCTTGTCGAGCACGTCGACGCAGGGCTCGGCGATCACATAGGTCACTGCGCTCTCCTGCTGGTGGTTTCAGTCCGGCTGGTTGCCGGACACTACGCTGTCTCGCCACGCATCCTAAGCCGAGGGCCCCTGTCGGGGAGGGAAGCGTTTGTCACCGGTAATCACGAATCGCGGCCTCGATTCGGCCGGTTCGGTGCCGGGCTCAGCCGTGGGTTCCGGCTCGTTGTCGACGGCCCTGGCGAAGCTGTCGGAGATTTCCCGCACCAGGTCGGCGTTGTGGCGATCGTCCTTGCGCGCGATACTCATCGGCCCTCCTTACTGGGCTTTTGATACCAATCTAGTCGTGAACGGGGCCGAGCACATCGAACACGCATGCGCCGACGCATGGCAGGCGCTGATCGAGCGAAGGCTCGGCGAGTGGCGGTTGCGGGCCGCGGCGGATCGGGTCGGCACCGAGCGGGTTCCCTTCACCGCCCGCGCCAACAGCGCTCTGGCCGTCGGCGACCCGGGAATCGCGATCACCAGCGCACTCGACGAAGTATGTGAGTTCGCCCACGAGCAACGCATCGAGCCTGTGGTGCAGGTTGTCCACGGCGATCCGGTGGAGTCCGAGTTGCTGCGGTCGGGATGGCGGCCGTATCACGAGCACGCGGTCGGTTGCGAGGTATCGGTCCTGGTCGGGCCGACCGGGCAAGGCGGCGAGGCAGGCGATGAGCGGATACGGATGTTGGACGCGCCGACGGCGGGCTGGTGGGAGCTCACGGTGGACTCGCCTCTGCCAACGACCGCACAGCGACATGTGCTGACCAGCGGTGACCGTGTTGGTTTCGGGGTGGCAGAGCACCAAGCAGGCACAGTGGCGGCGGTGCGCGGCGCCGTGGTCGGCGACCTGCTGCACGTCGCGCGGCTGGCGGTGCGGCAGCGGCTGCGCAGGCGCGGTATCGCGGGCGGACTCATGCGGCGGGTTTCGGCATGGGGGTCCGAACACGGCACTACTCGATGCGTTCTACAGGTCGCTGTCGGTAACAACGGTGCGCTGGCGTTGTACCAGCGCCTGGGATTCCGCGAGCACCACCGTTACCGCTACTGGGTTCCTGGCACGCCGTGGCAGGATCGGGCCCCGTGAAGGTTGTCGTTGTAGTGGGCGGCGTCGGCGGGGCGCGTTTTCTGCTCGGAGTCAAGGCCGCGCTCGGGCTGCCACCGGTGGGCGAGGGCGAGTCACCTCACCAGGTCACCGCGATCGTCAACACCGGTGACGACGTGTGGATGCACGGCCTGCGTGTCTGCCCGGACCTGGACACGTGCATGTACACCCTCGGCGGCGGGATCGACCCCGACCGGGGGTGGGGGCACGCGGGCGAGACCTGGACGGTCAAGGCCGAACTCCAGGCCTACGGTGCTGAGCCCACGTGGTTCTCGCTCGGCGACAAGGACATCGCCACGCACCTGGTCCGCACCCGCATGCTCCGCGCCGGTTACCCGCTCTCGGCGGTGACCGAGGCGCTGTGCGATCGGTGGCGCCCTGGGGCGAGGCTGCTTCCGATGGCCGACGACCGGGTGGAGACCCACGTGGTCGTGGACGACCCGGACGTGCCAGGACAGCGCAAGGCGCTGCACTTCCAGGAATGGTGGGTGCGCTACCGCGCTTCGCTTCGAGCGCACTCGATCGTTCCCGTCGGCGCAGAGGAGGCCACCCCGGCTCCCGGTGTGCTCGAGGCGATCGCTGAAGCCGATGCCGTGCTGTTCGCGCCTTCGAACCCGGTGGTCTCGGTCGGCACCGTGCTGTCGGTTCCCGGGGTGCGGGAGGCGCTGCGCAAGACCGAGGCCGGGATCGTCGGCGTCTCACCGATCATCGGCGGCAGGCCGCTGCGCGGGATGGCCGACGCGTGCCTCACCGCGATCGGCGTGGACACCTCGGCGGAAGCCGTGGGCAGGCTCTACGGGTCGAGACACACGTCGGAGGAAGGGCTGCTTGACGGGTGGCTGGTACACGAGGGCGAGTCGGTCGACGTGCCGGGAGTGGCGGTCAGGGCCGTTCCGCTGCTGATGTCCGGCGTCGACGCGACGGTGAAGATGGCACTTGCCGCGCTGGACTTGTCTGGAGTGGACGTTGACTGACCATGCGGCGCCAAGGCTGGAGATCATGCCGGTCGAGGGATTGCCCGAGTTCCGGCCGGGCGACGATCTCACGGGCGCCATCGCACGGCAGGCACCCTGGTTACGCTCGGGCGACATCGTGGTGGTCACCAGCAAGGTCGTCTCGAAGGTCGAGGGCAGGCTGGTCACCGTGCCGACCGATCCCGAGGAACGCGACGCCGCGAGACGCGCCCTTATCGACGAGGAGTCGGTGCGGGTCATCGCCCGCATGGGCCGCACGCTGATCACCGAGAACCCGCTGGGGATCGTGCAGGCGGCCTCGGGCGTGGACGCCTCCAACGTCGCGGGCGACGCGATCGCACTGCTGCCCACCGACCCGGACGCATCGGCCGCGGCGCTGCGAGCAGGGTTGCGCGAACGGCTCGGCGTCGAGGTCGCCGTGGTCGTCACCGACACGATGGGCAGGGCCTGGCGGCTCGGCCAGACCGACTTCGCGATCGGGTCATCGGGCCTTCGGGTGCTGCATTCCTACGCCGGAGCCGTGGACGGGCAGGGCAACGAGCTGGCCGTCACCGAGGTCGCGGTGGCCGACGAGGTGGCGGCTGCGGCGGACCTGGTGAAGGGCAAGCTCGGTGGCACACCGGTCGCGGTCGTTCGCGGCCTGGCCGTAGGCGACGGCACCGCCACGGCCCGCGATCTGGTGCGGCCGGTTGAGGAGGACCTGTTCCGGCTCGGCACAGCGGAGGCCATCGCGCAGGGACATCGCGAGGCGGTGCTGCTGCGCCGGTCGGTTCGGGAGTTCACCGACGAACCGGTTGACCCGGAACTGGTGCGCGCAGCCGTGGCGGCTGCGCTCACCGCGCCCGCGCCACACCACACCCGGCCGGTGCGGTTCGGCTGGCTACGCAACCGTGGGCAACGGGACAAGTTGCTTGAGGCGATGCGGGACGCCTGGCGGGCGGACCTGATCGGCGACGGCTTCACCGACGAGCAGATCGCCAAGCGGCTGCGCAGGGGCGATGTGCTGTTCGAGGCACCCGAGGTGGTTGTGCCGTTCCTGGTACCGGAGGGCGCCCACAACTATCCGGACCAGCGGCGCAACGCCTGTGAGCACACGATGTTCACCGTCGCCGGTGGCGCGGCGGTGCAGAACCTGCTGGTGGCTCTCGCGGCCGAGGGCCTCGGCTCGTGCTGGATCTCCTCGACGATCTTCGCCCCGGAAGTGGTTCGAACCACACTGGGACTGGACTCGTCGTGGCAACCGCTCGGTGCGGTCGCCATCGGGCACCATGCCGGGCCACGACACCCGCGCGAGCCACGCGAACTGGACGAGGGCCTGATCGAATGGTGAGCGCACTACACATCAACGCCACCGCGGCCCTGCGGGCGTGGCGGCCCTACGAGGCCGCGCAGGAGTCACTGCGGCAGAGCTACCTCGGCTTTCTCGCGGCGCGGGAGGACGCCTGTGAGCGGTCGTGCGCCCCAGGGCACCTGACCGCCTCGGCTGTGGTGTTGGACGAGCCGGGCGAGCGGGTGCTGCTTACCCTGCATCCCCGGGTCGGCAGGTGGCTTCAGCTTGGAGGTCACTGCGAACCGGAGGACTCCTCGCTGGCGGATGCCGCGCTGCGGGAGGCGCGCGAGGAGTCCGGCATTGAGGAGCTGACGCTGGACCCAGAGCCCGTTCGTCTCGAGGTGCACCCGATCACGTGCTCGCTGGGCGCCCCGACCCGGCACTTCGACGTGCAGTTCGTGGTGCGGGCTCCACGGGAAGCGCAGCCGGTGGCAAGCGACGAGTCGGACGACCTGCGCTGGTGGCCGGTACACGCGTTGCCCGAGGGCACAGAGGAGCTCACGGAGTTGATCGCGGCGGCGCTCGATCGCCGCCGCACCGGCTTGACTTCGCCGCGGCCACCGCGTCACCTTGGCTGACACAACGAACGGCACAACCCGGGGGGTTGCAGGTGACCTCGTACGCAGCGGAGGGTCGTCGGGCCCCGTTCGCGACCGGAACGAGGGTCCAACCATGATCGTCAAGATCGACCCGGCGGCGAAAACCCCGCCGTACGAGCAGGTCCGCTCCATCCTCGCCAGGCAGATCAACGACGGCACGCTCGCGGTGGGCAGCAAGCTGCCGACGGTTCGGCAGTTGGCGACCGACCTCGGGATCGCTCCCAACACGATCGCGCGGGCCTACCGGGAACTGGAGGAGGCCGGACTCATCGAGACCAGGGGCCGCGCCGGCAGTTTCGTGGGCTCCTCCGGCGACGAGAGCAGGCAACGAGCACGCGAGGCCGCCGCCCGGTACGCCGCCACCACTCGCGGCCTCGGGCTGTCCGGCCGGGAAGCACTCGCCATCGTCAGCGCCGCACTCGAAGAACCGTCCCGGTAGGTCTCACGGCACCTGGAACTCGGAGTCGCGCAGGTCGGTGATCGCCATGTGCCCGGGCGCGTGTCCGATCGCGAAGGGCGGTTTGGAACGCATCACGGCCGCCTGCGGCGTCACCCCGCACGCCCAGAACACCGGGACCTCACCGGGCCGAATCTCCACGGCGTCTCCGAAGTCGGGGCAGGCGAGGTCGTCGATGCCGAGCAGGCCGGGAGCTCCGACGTGGACGGGAGCACCGTGCACGGCCGGGTAACGCGAGGTCACCCGCACCGCCGTTGGCACGAGCTCGGCCGGGACGGGGCGCATCGACACCACGAGTGGGCCCGACAGCGCCCCGGCTGGCCTGCACTCCCGGTTCGTGCGGTACATCGGCACGTTGGTCCCCATGTCGATGTGCCGCACCGGCACCCCGGCCTGCTGCAACGCCGCCTCGAAGGTGAAGCTGCACCCGATGAGGAACGACACGAGGTCGTCACGCCACAGCGAGGTGACCTCCGTGCGCTCGTCCACCAGTTGCCCTTCCCGGTAGACGCGGTAGCCAGGCAGGTCGGTGCGCAGGTCCCCGGCGAAGACGGAAGCGCTGGTCTGTCCCGGCTCGGTCACGTCGAGCACCGGGCACGCCTTCGGGTTGCGCTGGGCGAACAACAGGAAGTCGTAGGCGTGCTCGCGGGGCAGACTCAGCAGGTTGGCCTGTGTCCATCCCGGGCAGTAACCGGACGTCGGCACCCGCAGGCCCGCCCTGAACTTCTGTCTGGCTTCGGCAGGCGAAAGCATCACGGCCTCATCTTCTTCTCTACCCTCTCCTCTTCAGCAGTGTGAATCGCAGCCGCATCCCTGGACGGGCTTGCGCCGCCTTGTCGACGTCGGCGGCCACGACCACGGCGATAACCGGGTAGCCGCCCGTCACCGGGTGGTCGGCGAGGAAGAGCGTCGGCCTGCTCGAGGGCGGCACCTGCAGTGCGCCCGCCACCATGCCTTCGCTGGGCAACTCTTCGTCGCGCACCCTTGGCAGTGCGGGCCCGTCGAGCCGGATGCCGACCCGGTTGCTCTGTGCTGTCACCTCGTACCGAGAGCCGAGGAGGGTGGCGAGCGCGCCTTCGGCGAACCAGTCGTCCCTCGGACCCGCCATCACGCCCAGCATCAGTTCGTCGGCGGGTGGCTCACGAACGGGGGCGAAGCCGATGGGCGGCCACTCCGAGGGCGGTGGCCCGACCGGCAGCACCGTGCCCGCCCGCAGCGGTTCGGGGCCGAGCCCCGCGAGCACGTCGGTCGAACGCGAACCCAGCACCGGCTCGACGGCGACGCCGCCGCGCACTGCCACGTAGTTGCGCAGGCCCTTGCTCGTCATGCCCAGCCGCAGCACCGAACCCGACGGCACCCGCAGCACGGTGTTGGTCGCCGCACCCCTGCCGTCGATGGACACAGGGCAGGTCGCCCCGGTGATCACCACGGTGAGGTCACGCAATGCCCGCGCGGCGAATCCCCCCAAGGTCACCTCGACGGCCGCCGCGTCCTCCTCGTTGCCCGCCAGCCGGTTGGCCAGCCGTAACGCGCCGCGGTCGGCCGCGCCGGAAACGCCGACCCCGATGGCAGCGAGGCCGGGGCGCCCGAGATCCTGGACCGTCGCGAGCAGCCCCGGCTCGAGCACCTCCAACCCGTGGTTCACGCGACCTCCTGGAACCTGACTCGAACGCCGGGACGCAGCAACGCGGGTGGGTCCCGGTCGACGCGCCACATCTCCAACTCGGTACGCCCGATGAGTTGCCACCCGCCGGGTGACTCGCGGGGGTAGACGCCACTGAAGGCGCCCGCGAGTGCGACGGCGCCCGAGGGCACCCGCGTGCGCGATTCCGTGCGCCTCGGCACCTCCAGCCGGTTGGAGTCGCAGGTGAGATACCCGAACCCGGGGGCGAACCCACCGAAGGCGACCGTCCACTCGACGCCGGTGTGTTCCGCGATCACCTGCCGGGGCGTGAGGCCCGTCAGTCGGGCGACCTCGTCCAGGTCCTCACCGTCGTAGCTGACCGGGATAACCAGCGACTCGCTGTCGTGCGAGGTCGTCTCCGCGGGGCGGACCCGCCGCACGACCTGCTCGATCTCCGCCACGTCGGCGCGGAGCGGGTCAAGCCGCAGCAGCAGCGTTCTCGCGGCCGGGACGAGATCGAGCACCCCAGGTGGCGGCGCTTCGCGCAGCGCCGCATGCAGCCTCCGCACCTCGTCGAGATCGTCGAGTTCGACGAGCAGTCCCGAATCAGCACACGGCAAAACACGCATAGCCAACTCCACAGTCTCGCGATCCAGCTCAGCCGCGGCTCGGCACCCTTCCGGCCGGGTGGACCGAACCGAGCGGGGCACCACCCGTCGCGACGACACGAAGCGTGTTCGTCTCCTTCACGATGGGACCTCCCGTTTGGATGTGGTGCACAACGAACGGTACAGAGTTGTTGAACAATCCTGCAAGACTCTTGTCGAACTCGCATGTAAGCTGCGAACGACAGCCGATCGGAGGGGTGCATGACTGCCACAGACCCGTGGGTGGACCTCCTCGCGGGCGACCGCTCGCTGCTGGACCGCACCAGCACCGCCGAGCGAGTGGCCGACGTGCTGCGCCAACGCATCATCGAGGGCGGCCTGCCACCCGGCACCCGGCTGTCGGAGGAGAACGCGGGTCGCGCCCTGTCGGTATCACGCAACACTCTCCGCGAGGCGTTCCGGCTGCTGGTGCACGAACGGCTGCTTGTCCACGAGTTCCACCGCGGGGTGTTCGTCCGGGTGCTCAGCGCCGAAGACGTGGTGGACCTCTACCGCATCCGGCGAATGCTGGAGACGAGCGCGGTGCGCCACGCGGACAGCGCTGGTCCGGCCCGGCTTGCCGCGCTCGACCAGGCGGTGAGCGCGGGCGAGTTGGCCTCCCAGGAGCAGCGCTGGCTCGACGTGGGCACCGCCAACATGCGTTTCCACCAGGCCATCGCGGGGTTGGCGGAAAGCCCGAGGGTGGATGAGATCATGGGACAACTACTCGCCGAACTGCGGCTGGCTTTCCACGTCATGTCCCGGCCACGCGAGTTCCACGAGCCCTACCTCGAACTCAACCGCACCATCACGGAGCTGATCGGGCAGGGTCGGCTCGCCGAGGCCGAGGCAAGGCTGGCCGAGTACTTCGACGTCGCCCAGGAACAGCTGGTGGACGCCTACCGTCAGATCGCGCGGTAGTCCCTGACGGCGTGCCTCGGGCCGAACCTGGGACGGGAGAACCCGGCCGCCTCCAGGTAGCGCACGGCGCGCTGCCGCTGCGGGAAATACGGCGCGAGCACGGCGTGCATTCCTTCGTCGTCCAGCTCCCGGCCGAGCAGCGCGTGGCCGACGATCGCGGGAACGTGGAAGTCACCGAAACTGACCGCGTCCGGATCGCCCCACGCCCGCTGCGCGATCTCCGCGGCGGTCCAGACACCGATTCCCGGTACCTGCCGTAGCAGCGCCCTGCCCTCGGCGCCCCGCAGCCCGCTCGCGCCCTCCAGCCGGTGCGCCACGCGGGCGGCGGCGACAAGCGCGCCTCGACGGCTGCTGTCCACACCGACCTTGTGCCACTCCCAGTCGGTGATGGAGCGGATGGCGAGCGGGGTAGGTGGCACCCGCATTCCGTGCGGCGCCGGCCCCGGCGCCGGCTCGCCGAACCAGCGGCACAGCTCTCGCCAGGAGCGGCGCGCCTCGTGGCTGGTGACCTTCTGCTCCAGCACGGCAGGTACCAGCGCGTCCCACACCCGCCCCGTCGCGCCGAGCCGCAGCCATGGCAGCCTTCGCCTGGCCATGGCCACGGCGTCGTGATGAGCGACGAAGCCGGTGTCGTCATCGTCGGCACCAAGCAGCGCCGGAAGCCCGTCGAGCAGTGCCCTGGCGCCCTGGCCCCACGCACGTGCCTGCACAACACCGTCCGTGCGCGGCCGCAGCACCATGGTCGCGGCGCCCTCGACGGTGTTCGCGGTGAGCCAGGTGAGCCCGCTGTCCTCATGCCGCAGGCAGGGGTCACCTCGCCCTCTCCGCGACGGGGCCAGCACGCCCGCGATGTCGGTACGGAAAGCAGGCCGGTAGTTCCTGGTGAGTTCAGGCATCACTGGAGAACCGGATAGAGCGGTCCGGCAGCGTTACCCGTGGCCACACGCGGGCGCCGTCGAGCAGTTCACAGCCCGAACCAACCACCGCGCCGTCACCGAGCACCACTCCACGCAAGACCGCGCCCTCACCGACCCGTGCACCCGCACCCAGCACCGAACGGTCCACCACAGCGCCGTCGGCGACCTGCGAGTCGGGAAACAGCACCGAACCCGCCACGCGGGCGCCCGCACCCACCGTCGCACCCGGCCCAACGCTCGACCCTTCGCAGATGTCGGCATCGCCAGCCACCTCGGCGCCTTCGAGCACCAACCGATCCCCGATCGGGCCAGGTAACGCGGAACTCGGCGCGATCCCGCGCACCAGATCGGCCGAGCCACGCACGAACGCCTCCGGCGTGCCGACATCCAGCCAGTAAGACGTATCGACGTAGCCCTGCAGGTGCGCGCCGTCGGCCAGCAGGCCGGGGAAGGTTTCCCGTTCCACCGAGACCGGCCTGCCCGTCGGCATCTTCTCGATCGTCCGCCGCCGGAACACGTAGCAGCCCGCGTTGATCTGGTCCGTCGGCGCCTCGGCGGACTTCTCCAGGAACGCCGTGACCCGGCCGTCGCCGTCGGTGGGTACCGAACCGAACCGGCTGGGATCGGCGACCCGTTGCAGGTGCAGCGTCACGTCGGCCCCCGCCGTACGGTGGGTGTCGACCAGCGCGCCGAGGTCGGCACCGGAGAGGATGTCGCCGTTGAAGATCACCGCGTCGTCGGCGCGCAGCCGGTCGGCGACGTTGCGGATCGCGCCGCCGGTGTCGAGCGGTTCCTCCTCCACGACGTAGTCGAGCTCGAGGCCCATGGCAGAGCCGTCCCCGAAGTAGTCCCGAAAGACCTCCGCACGGTAGGAGGTGCCGAGCACCACATGCGTGATTCCGGCGTCGCTGATCCGGGAAAGCAGGTGGGAGAGGAAGGGGGCGCCCGCGGTGGGCAGCATGGGCTTTGGCGCCGACAGCGTCAGCGGGCGCAGGCGCGTGCCCTTACCGCCCACAAGGACGACGGCGTCAACTCCGGAAACGGATGTCATCGCGTGCAACCCTCCATTCCTGGCTCGGATGCGGTGACAAAACCGGGGGAAGGCCTAACGGTCACCGGGCCAGAGGGCCTACCCTAGACAGCAAGGCGGCGGCCCCGTTGAGAGAGGGCCCTCGGTGAGATTACGGGGAGGCGAGGAGATGGATCCCCGCGATCGGGCGGACGCCGTGCTCTCCCGCGCACAGGCACGTCACGGTGTTGTCACTCCCGACAACATGACATCGCCCATGGACGCCGCGAACACCCAGCAGCTCCCCAGATCCTTCGTGAACCGCATCGACGAGACCGATCCGGACAGCACGACGGTGCTGCCGTCTTCGATGATCAGGGAGAACGACAGCCACCTCGCCGAGCCCGCACCGACCACGCGGCTGGAACCGCCGCAGGGCCACCAGGAGCCAGCGACCGGGGAAACCGAGATCACCGGATTGGTACCGACCACCAGGACAAGGCCGGCACAATCGAACGTCGCCCGCAGGCTCGAGGGGCTGTAACCGGGGGTCAGCCGCGCCGGGTCTCCAACCGCAACCGCACCGCCAGTCCCGCACGGATCGCCAACAGCAGCGGTTTCCACAACACGCCACGATGACGGTCGGCCAGGTAACGGTAGGCGCTCTCGTGGTGCGCGGCGAGCATCCGTGCCGAGGCCTTGGACGTCGCCTGCCCTCCGATGTGCATCACGCTCGCCGAGGGCACGTACACGTTGAGCCAGCCCGCCCTACCCAACCGGTCCCCGAAGTCGACGTCCTCGAAGTACATGAAGTACCTCGGGTCGAACCCGCCGACCGAGTCGAACGCCACCCGCCTGACCAGCTGGCACGAGCCGGAAAGCCACTCCGTGGTGCGCTCGCTCGGCAACGCCCTGTCCTGCCGGTAGGCACGCGTCCACGGATTGCTGGGCCACACCTTGCCCAGCAGCGCGTGCCCGATCCCGCGACCGAGCGAGGGCAGCAGCCGGGCCGACGGGTAGACGCTGCCGTCCGGCTCGCGGATCAGCGGGCCGAACGCCGCGCCCCTCGGCCACCGCCGCGCCACTTCCAGCAGCGCGTCCAGCGAGCCGGGGTCCCATTCCAGGTCCGGGTTTGCGATCACCACCCAGCCGACGTGGTCGTCGAGTTCGGCCACACCGCGGTTGATCGCCCCGCCGTAGCCGAGATTGCCACCGGTGGGCACCATCCGGACGTGTTCCCGCTCGGCCGCCCGCTCCGGCGCGCCGTCGACCGAGCCGTTGTCGGCGAGCACCACGGTCACGTCACGGTCGGTCGCCTTGTCCAGGGTGTCGAGGAAGCGTTCGAGAGTCTCGCCGGGCGAGTACGTCACGGTCACCACCGCGACGCCGTCGCCGTAGGTCTTCGGCTCGGTCACGCCGACATTGTGCACCCATCACGGTGAGTGGTTGGTCGGCGGTCGTCAGTGCCGGAAAGGGTCCGCGACCGCGAGTCAGCCCCTGCGTGCGCGGTGTTTGTGCCAGGCACGGTCGTATGCCTCACGATGCCGTTCCGCGCTGGTTGCCCACGAGAACTCCTTGGCCCTGCGCTGAGCGGCCTCGGCGAGCACGGCGCGGCGTGACGGATCGTCGAGCAACTCGCGAAGTGCCG harbors:
- a CDS encoding 5-oxoprolinase subunit B family protein, which produces MRVLPCADSGLLVELDDLDEVRRLHAALREAPPPGVLDLVPAARTLLLRLDPLRADVAEIEQVVRRVRPAETTSHDSESLVIPVSYDGEDLDEVARLTGLTPRQVIAEHTGVEWTVAFGGFAPGFGYLTCDSNRLEVPRRTESRTRVPSGAVALAGAFSGVYPRESPGGWQLIGRTELEMWRVDRDPPALLRPGVRVRFQEVA
- a CDS encoding GntR family transcriptional regulator; amino-acid sequence: MTATDPWVDLLAGDRSLLDRTSTAERVADVLRQRIIEGGLPPGTRLSEENAGRALSVSRNTLREAFRLLVHERLLVHEFHRGVFVRVLSAEDVVDLYRIRRMLETSAVRHADSAGPARLAALDQAVSAGELASQEQRWLDVGTANMRFHQAIAGLAESPRVDEIMGQLLAELRLAFHVMSRPREFHEPYLELNRTITELIGQGRLAEAEARLAEYFDVAQEQLVDAYRQIAR
- a CDS encoding DNA-3-methyladenine glycosylase family protein yields the protein MPELTRNYRPAFRTDIAGVLAPSRRGRGDPCLRHEDSGLTWLTANTVEGAATMVLRPRTDGVVQARAWGQGARALLDGLPALLGADDDDTGFVAHHDAVAMARRRLPWLRLGATGRVWDALVPAVLEQKVTSHEARRSWRELCRWFGEPAPGPAPHGMRVPPTPLAIRSITDWEWHKVGVDSSRRGALVAAARVAHRLEGASGLRGAEGRALLRQVPGIGVWTAAEIAQRAWGDPDAVSFGDFHVPAIVGHALLGRELDDEGMHAVLAPYFPQRQRAVRYLEAAGFSRPRFGPRHAVRDYRAI
- a CDS encoding putative hydro-lyase, producing MLSPAEARQKFRAGLRVPTSGYCPGWTQANLLSLPREHAYDFLLFAQRNPKACPVLDVTEPGQTSASVFAGDLRTDLPGYRVYREGQLVDERTEVTSLWRDDLVSFLIGCSFTFEAALQQAGVPVRHIDMGTNVPMYRTNRECRPAGALSGPLVVSMRPVPAELVPTAVRVTSRYPAVHGAPVHVGAPGLLGIDDLACPDFGDAVEIRPGEVPVFWACGVTPQAAVMRSKPPFAIGHAPGHMAITDLRDSEFQVP
- a CDS encoding 5-oxoprolinase subunit C family protein, translated to MNHGLEVLEPGLLATVQDLGRPGLAAIGVGVSGAADRGALRLANRLAGNEEDAAAVEVTLGGFAARALRDLTVVITGATCPVSIDGRGAATNTVLRVPSGSVLRLGMTSKGLRNYVAVRGGVAVEPVLGSRSTDVLAGLGPEPLRAGTVLPVGPPPSEWPPIGFAPVREPPADELMLGVMAGPRDDWFAEGALATLLGSRYEVTAQSNRVGIRLDGPALPRVRDEELPSEGMVAGALQVPPSSRPTLFLADHPVTGGYPVIAVVVAADVDKAAQARPGMRLRFTLLKRRG
- a CDS encoding sugar phosphate nucleotidyltransferase, producing the protein MTSVSGVDAVVLVGGKGTRLRPLTLSAPKPMLPTAGAPFLSHLLSRISDAGITHVVLGTSYRAEVFRDYFGDGSAMGLELDYVVEEEPLDTGGAIRNVADRLRADDAVIFNGDILSGADLGALVDTHRTAGADVTLHLQRVADPSRFGSVPTDGDGRVTAFLEKSAEAPTDQINAGCYVFRRRTIEKMPTGRPVSVERETFPGLLADGAHLQGYVDTSYWLDVGTPEAFVRGSADLVRGIAPSSALPGPIGDRLVLEGAEVAGDADICEGSSVGPGATVGAGARVAGSVLFPDSQVADGAVVDRSVLGAGARVGEGAVLRGVVLGDGAVVGSGCELLDGARVWPRVTLPDRSIRFSSDA
- a CDS encoding glycosyltransferase family 2 protein — its product is MTEPKTYGDGVAVVTVTYSPGETLERFLDTLDKATDRDVTVVLADNGSVDGAPERAAEREHVRMVPTGGNLGYGGAINRGVAELDDHVGWVVIANPDLEWDPGSLDALLEVARRWPRGAAFGPLIREPDGSVYPSARLLPSLGRGIGHALLGKVWPSNPWTRAYRQDRALPSERTTEWLSGSCQLVRRVAFDSVGGFDPRYFMYFEDVDFGDRLGRAGWLNVYVPSASVMHIGGQATSKASARMLAAHHESAYRYLADRHRGVLWKPLLLAIRAGLAVRLRLETRRG